In Elephas maximus indicus isolate mEleMax1 chromosome 7, mEleMax1 primary haplotype, whole genome shotgun sequence, the following proteins share a genomic window:
- the CDC42BPG gene encoding serine/threonine-protein kinase MRCK gamma isoform X8 has translation MHMHTHVCLHTCVLLPVCLWHLCLGSQCGDLSVDISRASPFVSKVKELRLQRDDFEILKVIGRGAFGEVAVVRQRDSGQIFAMKMLHKWEMLKRAETACFREERDVLVKGDSRWVTALHYAFQDEEYLYLVMDYYAGGDLLTLLSRFEDRLPSELAQFYLAEMVLAIHSLHQLGYVHRDVKPDNVLLDMNGHIRLADFGSCLRLNNSGMVDSSVAVGTPDYISPEILQAMEEGKGHYGPQCDWWSLGVCAYELLFGETPFYAESLVETYGKIMNHEDHLQFPPDVPDVPASAQDLIRQLLCRQEERLGRGGLDDFRNHPFFEGVDWERLATSTAPYIPELRGPVDTSNFDVDDDTLNHPGTLPPPSHGAFSGHHLPFVGFTYTSTSPGPEGGSERLAALERKIMCLEEEKAELSRKLYEVRLSPSDRQDLEQLRKEVQTLRERLSETLKERDGKAPLSQMDRPPADSPGQASDLRQERDQLRQELAEAQRGLRALEQELCRAQQQQEELFQRLQEAQEREVATASQTQALSSQLEEAWDARRELEAQVASLSQEVTQLQRQWERSLEESTSVKTVHTASETNGTGPPGGGLQEAQLQKEVAALRVQLDQARSQGPSGKEEVLCRLQEENQRLSREQERLAEELEQEQQSKQRLEGERRETESNWEAQIADILSWVNDEKVSRGYLQALATKMAEELESLRNVGTQTLPARPLDHQWKARRLQKMEASARLELQSALEAEIRAKQGLQERLTQVQEAQLRAESRLQEAEKQNQGLQQELAALREELQARGPGDTKPLNTLLPFLSFWSSEKDSAKDSGVSGEASRSGLEPELRPEGRRSLRMGAVFSRVPAATTAPADSPPAKPGSHVLRPRTFPSPTKCLHCTSLMLGLGRQGLGCDACSYFCHSMCAPQAPLCPVPPDLLRTALGVHPETGTGTAYEGFLSVPRPSGVRRGWQRVFAAVSDSRLLLFDAPDPRLSPASGAFLQALDLRDPQFSATPVLASDVIHAQSRDLPRIFRVTASQLAVPPTTCTVLLLAESEGERERWLQVLGELQRLLQDVRPQPRPVYTLKEAYDNGLPLLPHTLCAAIIEKLRSSKERCTQAPCQWTGPLTSDPLPDQERLALGTEEGLFVIHLHTNDIFQVGECRRVQRLAMSPTVGLLVVLCGRGPSVRLFALAELENTEATGAKITESRGCQALAAGRILQARTPVLCVAVKRQVLCYQLGPGPGPWQHRIRELQAPAPVQSLGLLGDRLCVGAAGAFTLYPLLNEAAPLALGAGLVPEELPPSRGGLGEALGAVELSLSEFLLLFTTAGVYVDSAGRKSRGHELLWPAAPTGWGYAAPYLTVFSENSIDVFDVRRAEWVQTMPLKKVRPLNPEGSLFLYGTEKVRLTYLRNRLAEKDEFDIPDLTDNSRRQLFRTKSKRRFFFRVSEEHRQQQRREMLKDPFVRSKLISPPTNFNHLVHVGATDGKPTARGLARVPEEKGRGARSSGPQRPHSFSEASRRPASMDSDTLAGDVDPTVKRKPRTSLSSESVSCPQGSLSPAASLTQLCVTHQRAPAGAWQQAGSSVPAVWP, from the exons atgcacatgcacacacatgtgtgtTTGCACACGTGTGTGCTCCTCCCTGTCTGCCTCTGGCACCTCTGCCTGGGATCCCAGTGTGGGGACCTGTCTGTTGACATCTCCCGAG CCAGTCCCTTCGTATCGAAGGTAAAAGAGCTGCGGCTGCAGAGAGACGACTTTGAGATCTTGAAGGTGATCGGCCGAGGGGCCTTCGGGGAG GTCGCTGTGGTGAGGCAGAGAGACAGTGGGCAGATTTTTGCCATGAAAATGCTGCACAAGTGGGAGATGCTGAAGAGGGCTGAG ACGGCCTGTTTCCGGGAGGAGCGAGACGTCCTGGTGAAGGGGGACAGCCGTTGGGTGACTGCCCTGCACTATGCCTTCCAGGATGAGGAGTACCTG taCCTGGTGATGGACTACTATGCCGGAGGGGACCTCCTCACACTGCTGAGCCGCTTCGAGGACCGCCTTCCGTCTGAGCTGGCCCAGTTCTACCTGGCTGAGATGGTGCTGGCCATCCACTCACTGCACCAGCTCGGCTACGTCCACAG GGATGTCAAGCCAGACAATGTCCTGCTGGACATGAACGGGCACATCCGCCTGGCCGACTTTGGCTCTTGCCTGCGTCTCAACAACAGCGGCATG GTGGACTCCTCGGTGGCTGTAGGGACACCAGACTACATCTCCCCTGAGATCCTGCAGGCCATGGAGGAGGGCAAGGGCCATTATGGCCCGCAGTGTGACTGGTGGTCGCTGGGAGTCTGCGCCTATGAGCTGCTCTTTGGGGAGACGCCCTTCTACGCTGAGTCCCTGGTGGAAACTTACGGCAAGATCATGAACCATGAG GATCACCTGCAGTTCCCCCCAGATGTGCCTGACGTGCCAGCCAGTGCCCAAGACCTGATCCGCCAGCTGCTGTGCCGCCAGGAGGAACGTTTGGGACGTGGTGGGCTGGATGACTTCCGCAACCACCCCTTCTTTGAAGGTGTGGACTGGGAGCGGCTGGCAACCAGCACGGCCCCCTACATTCCTGAGCTCCGTGGGCCTGTGGACACCTCCAACTTCGACGTGGATGACGACACCCTCAACCACCCA GGCACCCTGCCACCACCCTCCCATGGGGCTTTCTCAGGTCACCACCTGCCATTTGTGGGCTTCACCTATACCTCGACCAG TCCTGGTCCTGAGGGCGGCTCCGAGCGGCTGGCTGCCCTGGAGCGGAAGATCATGTGtctggaggaagagaaggcagagctGAGCCGGAAGCTGTATG AGGTCCGGCTGAGCCCCTCAGATCGTCAGGACCTGGAGCAGCTACGAAAAGAAGTGCAGACCCTACGGGAGAGGCTGTCAG AGACACTGAAGGAGAGGGATGGCAAAGCCCCCTTGTCCCAGATGGATAGGCCCCCTGCTGACAGCCCAGGCCAGGCCAGTGACCTACGTCAGGAGAGAGACCAGCTCCGCCAG GAGctggctgaggctcagagagggcttCGGGCACTGGAGCAGGAGCTGTGCCGAgcccagcagcagcaggaggagcTGTTCCAGAGGCTGCAGGAGGCCCAGGAGAGAGAGGTGGCCACGGCCAGCCAGACCCAGGCCCTGAGCTCCCAGCTGGAGGAAGCCTGGGATGCCCGGAGAGAG CTGGAGGCCCAGGTGGCCAGCCTGAGCCAGGAGGTGACTCAGCTGCAGAGACAGTGGGAGCGGAGCCTTGAGGAGTCGACCTCAGTCAAG ACTGTCCACACAGCCTCTGAGACCAATGGCACGGGACCACCCGGGGGTGGGCTGCAGGAGGCCCAGCTTCAGAAGGAGGTGGCTGCCCTACGTGTGCAGCTGGACCAGGCCCGCAGTCAGGG GCCGAGTGGGAAGGAGGAGGTCCTGTGCCGGCTGCAGGAGGAGAACCAGCGGCTGAGCCGGGAGCAAGAGCGG CTGGCGGAAGAGCTGGAGCAGGAGCAGCAGAGTAAGCAGCGGCTGGAGGGGGAGCGGCGGGAGACAGAGAGCAACTGGGAGGCCCAGATCGCCGACATCCTCAGCTG GGTGAATGATGAGAAGGTCTCAAGGGGGTACCTGCAGGCCCTAGCCACCAAGATGGCAGAGGAGCTGGAGTCCTTGCGGAATGTGGGCACCCAGACGCTCCCTGCCCGGCCACTG GACCACCAGTGGAAGGCACGGCGGCTGCAGAAAATGGAGGCTTCGGCCCGGCTGGAGCTGCAGTCGGCACTGGAGGCCGAGATCCGGGCCAAGCAGGGCCTGCAGGAGCGGCTGACGCAGGTGCAGGAAGCCCAGTTGCGGGCCGAGAG CCGTCTGCAGGAAGCTGAGAAGCAGAACCAGGGCCTGCAGCAGGAGCTGGCTGCACTGCGGGAGGAGCTGCAAGCTCGCGGGCCAGGGG ACAccaagccactgaacaccctGCTTCCCTTCCTGTCCTTCTGGAGCTCAGAG AAGGACTCCGCCAAGGACTCTGGTGTCTCAGGAGAGGCTTCGAGGTCAGGGCTGGAGCCAGAGCTGAGGCCAGAGGGCCGCCGCAGCCTGCGCATGGGG GCTGTGTTCTCCAGGGTACCTGCTGCCACCACAGCCCCTGCAGACAGTCCTCCTGCTAAG CCCGGCTCACATGTGCTGCGTCCCCGgaccttcccctcccccaccaagtGTCTCCACTGCACCTCGCTGATGCTAGGCCTGGGCCGCCAGGGCCTCGGGTGTGACG CCTGCAGCTACTTCTGCCACTCAATGTGTGCCCCACAGGCCCCCCTCTGCCCTGTGCCCCCTGACCTCCTCCGCACGGCCCTGGGAGTGCACCCTGAGACGGGCACTGGCACTGCCTATGAGGGCTTCCTGTCG GTGCCTCGGCCCTCGGGCGTCCGACGTGGCTGGCAGCGGGTCTTTGCTGCTGTCAGTGACTCGCGCCTACTGCTGTTTGATGCCCCTGACCCACGGCTCAGCCCGGCCAGTGGGGCCTTTCTGCAGGCACTGGATCTGAG GGATCCCCAGTTCTCAGCCACCCCCGTCCTGGCCTCTGATGTTATCCACGCCCAATCCAGGGACCTGCCACGCATCTTTAGG GTGACTGCCTCTCAGCTGGCGGTGCCGCCCACCACATGCACCGTGCTGCTGCTAGCAGAGAGCGAGGGCGAGCGGGAGCGCTGGCTGCAGGTGCTGGGTGAGCTGCAGCGGCTGCTACAGGACGTACGGCCACAGCCCCGACCTGTGTACACCCTCAAGGAAGCCTACGACAATGGGCTGCCGCTGCTGCCCCACACGCTCTGCGCCGCCATCATCG AGAAACTAAGGTCCAGCAAGGAACGGTGTACCCAGGCTCCCTGCCAGTGGACAGGCCCTCTGACCTCTGACCCTCTCCCAGACCAGGAACGGCTTGCTCTGGGCACTGAGGAGGGGCTGTTTGTGATCCACCTACACACCAACG ACATCTTCCAGGTGGGCGAGTGTCGGCGGGTGCAGCGGCTGGCCATGAGCCCCACTGTGGGTCTCCTGGTGGTACTGTGCGGCCGCGGCCCCAGCGTGCGCCTCTTCGCCCTGGCCGAGCTGGAGAATACAGAAGCCACGGGTGCCAAGATCACTGAGTCACGAGGCTGCCAGGCACTGGCAGCCGGGCGCATCCTGCAGGCCCGCACCCCTGTGCTTTGTGTAGCTGTCAAGCGCCAGGTGCTCTGCTACCAGCTGGGGCCGGGCCCAGGGCCCTGGCAGCACCGAATCCGGGAGCTGCAGGCACCTGCACCTGTGCAGAGCCTGGGGCTGCTGGGCGACCGGCTGTGTGTGGGCGCAGCTGGGGCCTTCACCCTCTACCCGCTGCTCAACGAGGCTGCACCCTTAGCGCTGGGGGCCGGGCTGGTGCCTGAGGAGCTACCACCGTCTCGCGGGGGTCTGGGCGAAGCGCTAGGTGCCGTGGAGCTCAGCCTCAGTGAGTTCCTGCTGCTCTTCACCACTGCCGGGGTCTACGTGGATAGTGCTGGCCGCAAGTCTCGAGGCCACGAACTGCTGTGGCCAGCAGCCCCCACGGGCTGGG GTTACGCAGCCCCCTACCTGACAGTGTTCAGTGAGAACTCCATCGATGTGTTTGACGTGAGGAGAGCAGAATGGGTGCAGACCATGCCACTCAAGAAG GTGCGACCCCTGAACCCAGAGGGCTCCCTGTTCCTCTATGGCACCGAGAAGGTTCGCCTGACCTACCTCAGGAACCGGCTGGCAG AGAAGGACGAGTTCGACATCCCCGACCTCACGGACAACAGCCGGCGCCAGCTCTTCCGCACCAAGAGCAAACGCCGCTTCTTCTTCCGTGTATCGGAGGAGCACCGGCAGCAGCAGCGCAG GGAGATGCTGAAGGATCCCTTCGTGCGTTCCAAGCTCATCTCACCGCCAACCAACTTCAACCACCTGGTGCACGTGGGCGCCACCGACGGGAAGCCCACTGCCAGGGGCCTGGCCCGG GTTCCGGAAGAGAAGGGCCGAGGTGCCCGCAGCTCCGGCCCGCAGCGGCCCCACAGCTTCTCAGAGGCCTCTCGGCGCCCAGCCTCTATGGACAGCGATACCCTCGCTGGAGACGTGGACCCCA CAGTGAAGAGGAAACCTCGGACATCTCTGTCCAGCGAATCTGTGTCCTGCCCGCAGGGATCGCTGAGCCCTGCAGCCTCCCTAACGCAG CTCTGTGTCACCCATCAGCGGGCCCCAGCAGGAGCCTGGCAGCAGGCTGGCTCTAGTGTCCCAGCTGTGTGGCCCTGA
- the CDC42BPG gene encoding serine/threonine-protein kinase MRCK gamma isoform X7, producing the protein MERRLRALEWLARGEAGGGPWLDGLLDLLLALHHELSSAPLRRERYVAQFLSWASPFVSKVKELRLQRDDFEILKVIGRGAFGEVAVVRQRDSGQIFAMKMLHKWEMLKRAETACFREERDVLVKGDSRWVTALHYAFQDEEYLYLVMDYYAGGDLLTLLSRFEDRLPSELAQFYLAEMVLAIHSLHQLGYVHRDVKPDNVLLDMNGHIRLADFGSCLRLNNSGMVDSSVAVGTPDYISPEILQAMEEGKGHYGPQCDWWSLGVCAYELLFGETPFYAESLVETYGKIMNHEDHLQFPPDVPDVPASAQDLIRQLLCRQEERLGRGGLDDFRNHPFFEGVDWERLATSTAPYIPELRGPVDTSNFDVDDDTLNHPGTLPPPSHGAFSGHHLPFVGFTYTSTSPGPEGGSERLAALERKIMCLEEEKAELSRKLYEVRLSPSDRQDLEQLRKEVQTLRERLSETLKERDGKAPLSQMDRPPADSPGQASDLRQERDQLRQELAEAQRGLRALEQELCRAQQQQEELFQRLQEAQEREVATASQTQALSSQLEEAWDARRELEAQVASLSQEVTQLQRQWERSLEESTSVKTVHTASETNGTGPPGGGLQEAQLQKEVAALRVQLDQARSQGPSGKEEVLCRLQEENQRLSREQERLAEELEQEQQSKQRLEGERRETESNWEAQIADILSWVNDEKVSRGYLQALATKMAEELESLRNVGTQTLPARPLDHQWKARRLQKMEASARLELQSALEAEIRAKQGLQERLTQVQEAQLRAESRLQEAEKQNQGLQQELAALREELQARGPGDTKPLNTLLPFLSFWSSEKDSAKDSGVSGEASRSGLEPELRPEGRRSLRMGAVFSRVPAATTAPADSPPAKPGSHVLRPRTFPSPTKCLHCTSLMLGLGRQGLGCDACSYFCHSMCAPQAPLCPVPPDLLRTALGVHPETGTGTAYEGFLSVPRPSGVRRGWQRVFAAVSDSRLLLFDAPDPRLSPASGAFLQALDLRDPQFSATPVLASDVIHAQSRDLPRIFRVTASQLAVPPTTCTVLLLAESEGERERWLQVLGELQRLLQDVRPQPRPVYTLKEAYDNGLPLLPHTLCAAIIEKLRSSKERCTQAPCQWTGPLTSDPLPDQERLALGTEEGLFVIHLHTNDIFQVGECRRVQRLAMSPTVGLLVVLCGRGPSVRLFALAELENTEATGAKITESRGCQALAAGRILQARTPVLCVAVKRQVLCYQLGPGPGPWQHRIRELQAPAPVQSLGLLGDRLCVGAAGAFTLYPLLNEAAPLALGAGLVPEELPPSRGGLGEALGAVELSLSEFLLLFTTAGVYVDSAGRKSRGHELLWPAAPTGWGYAAPYLTVFSENSIDVFDVRRAEWVQTMPLKKVRPLNPEGSLFLYGTEKVRLTYLRNRLAEKDEFDIPDLTDNSRRQLFRTKSKRRFFFRVSEEHRQQQRREMLKDPFVRSKLISPPTNFNHLVHVGATDGKPTARGLARVPEEKGRGARSSGPQRPHSFSEASRRPASMDSDTLAGDVDPTVKRKPRTSLSSESVSCPQGSLSPAASLTQLCVTHQRAPAGAWQQAGSSVPAVWP; encoded by the exons ATGGAGCGGCGGCTGCGCGCGCTGGAGTGGCTGGCGCGGGGCGAGGCCGGCGGCGGCCCGTGGCTCGACGGCCTCCTGGACTTGCTGCTGGCGCTGCACCACGAGCTAAGCAGCGCCCCCCTGCGGCGGGAGCGCTACGTCGCGCAGTTTCTGAGCTGGG CCAGTCCCTTCGTATCGAAGGTAAAAGAGCTGCGGCTGCAGAGAGACGACTTTGAGATCTTGAAGGTGATCGGCCGAGGGGCCTTCGGGGAG GTCGCTGTGGTGAGGCAGAGAGACAGTGGGCAGATTTTTGCCATGAAAATGCTGCACAAGTGGGAGATGCTGAAGAGGGCTGAG ACGGCCTGTTTCCGGGAGGAGCGAGACGTCCTGGTGAAGGGGGACAGCCGTTGGGTGACTGCCCTGCACTATGCCTTCCAGGATGAGGAGTACCTG taCCTGGTGATGGACTACTATGCCGGAGGGGACCTCCTCACACTGCTGAGCCGCTTCGAGGACCGCCTTCCGTCTGAGCTGGCCCAGTTCTACCTGGCTGAGATGGTGCTGGCCATCCACTCACTGCACCAGCTCGGCTACGTCCACAG GGATGTCAAGCCAGACAATGTCCTGCTGGACATGAACGGGCACATCCGCCTGGCCGACTTTGGCTCTTGCCTGCGTCTCAACAACAGCGGCATG GTGGACTCCTCGGTGGCTGTAGGGACACCAGACTACATCTCCCCTGAGATCCTGCAGGCCATGGAGGAGGGCAAGGGCCATTATGGCCCGCAGTGTGACTGGTGGTCGCTGGGAGTCTGCGCCTATGAGCTGCTCTTTGGGGAGACGCCCTTCTACGCTGAGTCCCTGGTGGAAACTTACGGCAAGATCATGAACCATGAG GATCACCTGCAGTTCCCCCCAGATGTGCCTGACGTGCCAGCCAGTGCCCAAGACCTGATCCGCCAGCTGCTGTGCCGCCAGGAGGAACGTTTGGGACGTGGTGGGCTGGATGACTTCCGCAACCACCCCTTCTTTGAAGGTGTGGACTGGGAGCGGCTGGCAACCAGCACGGCCCCCTACATTCCTGAGCTCCGTGGGCCTGTGGACACCTCCAACTTCGACGTGGATGACGACACCCTCAACCACCCA GGCACCCTGCCACCACCCTCCCATGGGGCTTTCTCAGGTCACCACCTGCCATTTGTGGGCTTCACCTATACCTCGACCAG TCCTGGTCCTGAGGGCGGCTCCGAGCGGCTGGCTGCCCTGGAGCGGAAGATCATGTGtctggaggaagagaaggcagagctGAGCCGGAAGCTGTATG AGGTCCGGCTGAGCCCCTCAGATCGTCAGGACCTGGAGCAGCTACGAAAAGAAGTGCAGACCCTACGGGAGAGGCTGTCAG AGACACTGAAGGAGAGGGATGGCAAAGCCCCCTTGTCCCAGATGGATAGGCCCCCTGCTGACAGCCCAGGCCAGGCCAGTGACCTACGTCAGGAGAGAGACCAGCTCCGCCAG GAGctggctgaggctcagagagggcttCGGGCACTGGAGCAGGAGCTGTGCCGAgcccagcagcagcaggaggagcTGTTCCAGAGGCTGCAGGAGGCCCAGGAGAGAGAGGTGGCCACGGCCAGCCAGACCCAGGCCCTGAGCTCCCAGCTGGAGGAAGCCTGGGATGCCCGGAGAGAG CTGGAGGCCCAGGTGGCCAGCCTGAGCCAGGAGGTGACTCAGCTGCAGAGACAGTGGGAGCGGAGCCTTGAGGAGTCGACCTCAGTCAAG ACTGTCCACACAGCCTCTGAGACCAATGGCACGGGACCACCCGGGGGTGGGCTGCAGGAGGCCCAGCTTCAGAAGGAGGTGGCTGCCCTACGTGTGCAGCTGGACCAGGCCCGCAGTCAGGG GCCGAGTGGGAAGGAGGAGGTCCTGTGCCGGCTGCAGGAGGAGAACCAGCGGCTGAGCCGGGAGCAAGAGCGG CTGGCGGAAGAGCTGGAGCAGGAGCAGCAGAGTAAGCAGCGGCTGGAGGGGGAGCGGCGGGAGACAGAGAGCAACTGGGAGGCCCAGATCGCCGACATCCTCAGCTG GGTGAATGATGAGAAGGTCTCAAGGGGGTACCTGCAGGCCCTAGCCACCAAGATGGCAGAGGAGCTGGAGTCCTTGCGGAATGTGGGCACCCAGACGCTCCCTGCCCGGCCACTG GACCACCAGTGGAAGGCACGGCGGCTGCAGAAAATGGAGGCTTCGGCCCGGCTGGAGCTGCAGTCGGCACTGGAGGCCGAGATCCGGGCCAAGCAGGGCCTGCAGGAGCGGCTGACGCAGGTGCAGGAAGCCCAGTTGCGGGCCGAGAG CCGTCTGCAGGAAGCTGAGAAGCAGAACCAGGGCCTGCAGCAGGAGCTGGCTGCACTGCGGGAGGAGCTGCAAGCTCGCGGGCCAGGGG ACAccaagccactgaacaccctGCTTCCCTTCCTGTCCTTCTGGAGCTCAGAG AAGGACTCCGCCAAGGACTCTGGTGTCTCAGGAGAGGCTTCGAGGTCAGGGCTGGAGCCAGAGCTGAGGCCAGAGGGCCGCCGCAGCCTGCGCATGGGG GCTGTGTTCTCCAGGGTACCTGCTGCCACCACAGCCCCTGCAGACAGTCCTCCTGCTAAG CCCGGCTCACATGTGCTGCGTCCCCGgaccttcccctcccccaccaagtGTCTCCACTGCACCTCGCTGATGCTAGGCCTGGGCCGCCAGGGCCTCGGGTGTGACG CCTGCAGCTACTTCTGCCACTCAATGTGTGCCCCACAGGCCCCCCTCTGCCCTGTGCCCCCTGACCTCCTCCGCACGGCCCTGGGAGTGCACCCTGAGACGGGCACTGGCACTGCCTATGAGGGCTTCCTGTCG GTGCCTCGGCCCTCGGGCGTCCGACGTGGCTGGCAGCGGGTCTTTGCTGCTGTCAGTGACTCGCGCCTACTGCTGTTTGATGCCCCTGACCCACGGCTCAGCCCGGCCAGTGGGGCCTTTCTGCAGGCACTGGATCTGAG GGATCCCCAGTTCTCAGCCACCCCCGTCCTGGCCTCTGATGTTATCCACGCCCAATCCAGGGACCTGCCACGCATCTTTAGG GTGACTGCCTCTCAGCTGGCGGTGCCGCCCACCACATGCACCGTGCTGCTGCTAGCAGAGAGCGAGGGCGAGCGGGAGCGCTGGCTGCAGGTGCTGGGTGAGCTGCAGCGGCTGCTACAGGACGTACGGCCACAGCCCCGACCTGTGTACACCCTCAAGGAAGCCTACGACAATGGGCTGCCGCTGCTGCCCCACACGCTCTGCGCCGCCATCATCG AGAAACTAAGGTCCAGCAAGGAACGGTGTACCCAGGCTCCCTGCCAGTGGACAGGCCCTCTGACCTCTGACCCTCTCCCAGACCAGGAACGGCTTGCTCTGGGCACTGAGGAGGGGCTGTTTGTGATCCACCTACACACCAACG ACATCTTCCAGGTGGGCGAGTGTCGGCGGGTGCAGCGGCTGGCCATGAGCCCCACTGTGGGTCTCCTGGTGGTACTGTGCGGCCGCGGCCCCAGCGTGCGCCTCTTCGCCCTGGCCGAGCTGGAGAATACAGAAGCCACGGGTGCCAAGATCACTGAGTCACGAGGCTGCCAGGCACTGGCAGCCGGGCGCATCCTGCAGGCCCGCACCCCTGTGCTTTGTGTAGCTGTCAAGCGCCAGGTGCTCTGCTACCAGCTGGGGCCGGGCCCAGGGCCCTGGCAGCACCGAATCCGGGAGCTGCAGGCACCTGCACCTGTGCAGAGCCTGGGGCTGCTGGGCGACCGGCTGTGTGTGGGCGCAGCTGGGGCCTTCACCCTCTACCCGCTGCTCAACGAGGCTGCACCCTTAGCGCTGGGGGCCGGGCTGGTGCCTGAGGAGCTACCACCGTCTCGCGGGGGTCTGGGCGAAGCGCTAGGTGCCGTGGAGCTCAGCCTCAGTGAGTTCCTGCTGCTCTTCACCACTGCCGGGGTCTACGTGGATAGTGCTGGCCGCAAGTCTCGAGGCCACGAACTGCTGTGGCCAGCAGCCCCCACGGGCTGGG GTTACGCAGCCCCCTACCTGACAGTGTTCAGTGAGAACTCCATCGATGTGTTTGACGTGAGGAGAGCAGAATGGGTGCAGACCATGCCACTCAAGAAG GTGCGACCCCTGAACCCAGAGGGCTCCCTGTTCCTCTATGGCACCGAGAAGGTTCGCCTGACCTACCTCAGGAACCGGCTGGCAG AGAAGGACGAGTTCGACATCCCCGACCTCACGGACAACAGCCGGCGCCAGCTCTTCCGCACCAAGAGCAAACGCCGCTTCTTCTTCCGTGTATCGGAGGAGCACCGGCAGCAGCAGCGCAG GGAGATGCTGAAGGATCCCTTCGTGCGTTCCAAGCTCATCTCACCGCCAACCAACTTCAACCACCTGGTGCACGTGGGCGCCACCGACGGGAAGCCCACTGCCAGGGGCCTGGCCCGG GTTCCGGAAGAGAAGGGCCGAGGTGCCCGCAGCTCCGGCCCGCAGCGGCCCCACAGCTTCTCAGAGGCCTCTCGGCGCCCAGCCTCTATGGACAGCGATACCCTCGCTGGAGACGTGGACCCCA CAGTGAAGAGGAAACCTCGGACATCTCTGTCCAGCGAATCTGTGTCCTGCCCGCAGGGATCGCTGAGCCCTGCAGCCTCCCTAACGCAG CTCTGTGTCACCCATCAGCGGGCCCCAGCAGGAGCCTGGCAGCAGGCTGGCTCTAGTGTCCCAGCTGTGTGGCCCTGA